In the Gopherus flavomarginatus isolate rGopFla2 chromosome 6, rGopFla2.mat.asm, whole genome shotgun sequence genome, one interval contains:
- the LOC127054507 gene encoding uncharacterized protein LOC127054507, translating to MLLLLLPLLLPWGLESVAMIATPPRENPLVAWLRAYALQEVLIGNLSDVPPSHDCVACTRPKASEGGSPFLWEFLPLTNLTPQHPASACNNTNWVHRPLFTCNTTSDDRRPNSFAPVAVTGPLPAAPCIVFFGFSNPTPLGQYPNCTQWFIGPRPNSNPKKGSSRYRTEFTRFINHLSTSTVFNPTQYLSTAQTHVELRQVRAAHLLWMEVDIPPGQKSPQRSSIHDQFLPSSPGQVWLCGNNIARTALPAFPKGVCAIGQLVIKGGGLFHHRCPFFSSPRKRRTATAWERLKSATEMVIGGYIQFNPLSYSLTLQQIRGLSLGLEALTNITAEGLRRTSDALTILANYAEQNRLLIQTILQKDFCVALEDLDPRFKGQCCLRLQPGWNNVSAVADQLSSLAVQIREERKQWDWWQAQWSSWGLGTWAQSIKQWLITMAIVLVAFLLGIAVVKQLIHKVV from the exons atgttgctgctgcttctgcctttgctgctgccttggggactg GAATCAGTCGCCATGATTGCCACCCCGCCTCGAGAAAACCCTCTGGTTGCCTGGTTGAGAGCCTACGCCCTACAGGAGGTCCTCATCGGGAACCTGTCAGATGTCCCCCCATCACACGATTGCGTTGCCTGTACAAGACCAAAGGCCTCAGAAGGAgggtcccccttcctctgggagttcctccccctcacgaacctgactccacagcatccagcttcagcctgcaacaacacaaactgggttcatcggcctctgttcacgtgcaacaccaccagcgacgaccgaagacccaactcattcgcccctgttgcggtgacaggaccactcccagcagccccctgcatcgTGTTCTTTGGCTTCTCCAATCCCACTCCGTTGGGGCAGTATCCCAATTGCACCCAATGGTTCATAGGACCTCGGCCTAACTCAAACCCCAAGAAAGGAAGCTCAAGATACCGCACTGAGTTCACCAGGTTTATTAATCATCTTTCAACAAGTACAGTGTTTAACCCCACCCAATACTTATCCACAGCTCAGACCCATGTAGAACTGAGACAGGTCAGAGCCGCCCACCTACTATGGATGGAGGTCGATATACCACCTGGCCAGAAATCCCCCCAGCGAAGCTCCATCCATGACCAGTTTTTACCCTCTTCCCCAGGACAAGTGTGGCTCTGTGGGAACAACATTGCCCGGACTGCTCTACCCGCATTCCCAAAGGGGGTATGTGCCATCGGGCAACTCGTCATAAAGGGAGGAGGGCTCTTTCACCACCGTTGCCCCTTCTTCTCCTCACCACGCAAACGACGAACAGCCACCGCATGGGAGCGACTCAAGTCAGCCACCGAGATGGTCATAGGAGGGTACATACAGTTTAACCCCCTCTCATACAGTTTAACTTTACAGCAAATCCGTGGACTATCGCTTGGTCTGGAGGCCCTCACCAACATCACAGCAGAAGGACTTCGTCGAACCAGCGACGCCCTCACTATCCTAGCCAACTACGCCGAGCAGAACCGTCTTCTGATCCAGACCATCCTACAGAAGGACTTTTGTGTCGCCTTGGAGGACCTCGATCCTCgctttaaaggacaatgttgcctgcgccttcagcctgggtggaacaatGTCTCAGCCGTGGCTGACCAACTATCCTCCCTCGCCGTCCAGATTCGTGAAGAGCGTAAGCAGTGGGATTGGTGGCAAGCTCAGTGgtccagctgggggttggggacctgggctCAGTCCATCAAGCAGTGGCTTATTACTATGGCTATTGTTCTTGTGGCCTTTCTGTTGGGGATAGCAGTGGTCAAGCAGCTAATTCATAAGGTTGTGTAA